Proteins encoded in a region of the Thermocaproicibacter melissae genome:
- a CDS encoding radical SAM protein, whose translation MQNKIAHAAERKAFELVLDGVMKYAKKDRTKGFVQVVNAIEKVLGDVWSPQAYESLRKFLGTDSKWSRQLSHILDTVDPFVLKTLMLNAGYEGGFRGFRDTQKNAEKYGCSIPYIVLFDPTSACNLHCTGCWAAEYGKTLNLSFEDMDSLVSQAKELGTHNFFMTGGEPMVRKADIVKLAEKHRDCAFMLFTNGTLIDDAFCQDMKRLGNIWLSLSIEGFEEATDSRRGKGTFKRVMAAMDKLHSYGLVYGTSICYTSVNYKDVTSDEFLDFLISKGVLFSWYFHYMPVGNDASTELLLTPEQREYMYHRIREIRDWEGGKPIFTIDFQNDGEFVGGCIAGGKYYCHVNANGDVEPCVFIHYSSANIHNMSWIDCLRQPLFLAYQKNQPFNDNMLRPCPMLENPEKLVELVHQTGAVSTDLLSPESCEHLCGKCTEYAKNWQPCAQHLWETSHPEKVAAEKVAQ comes from the coding sequence ATGCAGAATAAAATTGCACATGCCGCTGAGCGCAAGGCATTTGAACTGGTTCTGGACGGCGTTATGAAATACGCCAAGAAAGATCGTACCAAAGGTTTTGTTCAGGTCGTTAATGCAATTGAAAAAGTCTTAGGCGATGTCTGGTCACCGCAGGCTTACGAATCGCTGCGTAAGTTCTTAGGAACCGACAGTAAGTGGTCACGTCAGCTGAGCCATATCCTTGACACAGTCGATCCTTTTGTTCTGAAAACATTGATGCTGAATGCCGGTTACGAAGGCGGTTTCCGCGGATTCCGCGATACCCAGAAAAATGCAGAAAAATACGGCTGCAGCATTCCGTATATTGTTCTGTTTGACCCCACCAGTGCCTGCAACCTGCACTGCACCGGCTGCTGGGCAGCGGAATACGGGAAAACGCTGAACTTGAGCTTTGAAGATATGGACAGTCTTGTGTCTCAAGCCAAGGAACTTGGAACTCACAACTTCTTTATGACCGGCGGCGAACCCATGGTGCGCAAGGCAGACATTGTGAAGCTTGCCGAGAAGCATAGAGACTGTGCGTTCATGCTCTTCACCAACGGAACCCTGATTGACGACGCTTTCTGCCAGGATATGAAGCGCCTCGGGAATATCTGGCTGTCTCTCTCGATTGAAGGCTTTGAAGAAGCGACAGACAGCCGCCGCGGAAAAGGCACCTTTAAACGCGTCATGGCAGCTATGGATAAGCTACATAGCTATGGCCTTGTCTACGGCACATCAATCTGCTACACTTCTGTAAACTACAAAGATGTTACCAGCGACGAGTTCTTAGATTTCCTCATTTCAAAGGGCGTTCTGTTCAGCTGGTATTTCCACTATATGCCGGTCGGCAACGACGCTTCCACTGAGCTTCTGCTGACTCCGGAACAGCGTGAATATATGTATCATCGTATTCGTGAGATTCGCGACTGGGAAGGCGGCAAGCCGATTTTCACCATCGACTTCCAGAACGACGGTGAATTTGTCGGCGGATGCATCGCCGGCGGAAAATATTACTGCCACGTCAACGCGAACGGCGACGTTGAGCCGTGCGTCTTTATTCACTATTCGAGCGCGAATATCCACAACATGAGCTGGATCGACTGCCTGCGCCAGCCGTTGTTCCTCGCTTACCAGAAGAATCAGCCGTTCAACGACAATATGCTTCGTCCGTGCCCGATGCTCGAGAATCCGGAGAAGCTGGTTGAATTGGTCCACCAGACTGGAGCAGTCAGCACAGACCTGCTGAGTCCGGAATCCTGCGAACATCTCTGCGGCAAGTGCACGGAGTACGCGAAGAATTGGCAGCCCTGCGCCCAGCATTTGTGGGAAACAAGTCATCCGGAGAAAGTCGCTGCAGAGAAAGTTGCGCAGTAG
- the mscL gene encoding large-conductance mechanosensitive channel protein MscL: MKKFWSEFRSFAMKGSMIDLAIGVIIGGAFSTVVSSLVNDIISPLLSIVIGRINISDLKLTITSIPGTKDIVLNYGIFLQNLLNFFMVALSIFIVIRAVNRIREKIPVLSDIKPPETPAKLTKTEELLTEIRDLLKSKEN; encoded by the coding sequence ATGAAAAAATTCTGGTCAGAATTTCGCAGTTTCGCGATGAAGGGCAGCATGATCGACCTAGCCATCGGCGTCATCATCGGCGGCGCTTTCAGCACCGTTGTTTCTTCGCTCGTGAACGATATCATCTCTCCGCTCCTTAGTATTGTCATCGGGCGCATCAATATTTCCGATTTAAAACTGACCATCACCTCCATTCCGGGAACGAAGGATATTGTGCTGAATTACGGTATCTTCCTACAGAACCTGCTGAATTTCTTTATGGTGGCTCTTTCCATTTTTATCGTCATCCGCGCCGTTAACCGGATTCGCGAGAAAATTCCTGTTTTAAGCGACATTAAGCCCCCGGAAACTCCGGCCAAGCTGACGAAAACAGAAGAGCTGCTCACGGAAATACGCGACCTGTTAAAGTCGAAGGAAAACTGA
- a CDS encoding GGDEF domain-containing protein has translation MIRCILVDFAILVSCLYASFLTFRLNKKGRRFFKRYPRIFKGLFGLFCGVSGVLLALFPISINGTTFDVGCIFLLYAGIYGGAVPLAFCSVVLILCIVFTHGFSIATALGIVSVLLMAGIVILANRIKLSDCKKWFLCTVCFLPASLLGFLPAENSFLTFTSFALCFLLFSAFCYCIANTQQKLDVLLQRLHRESTRDYLTGLNNVRRFDEMFNLAVRNSRRLNQSLSLLMCDIDFFKKINDQYGHQNGDAILVQFSWILQRDFPHCVLSRNGGEEFTIILRNCDEMQALAAAEQFRMDIERSHFALVDGGFIHITVSIGVASCCPGEGDERLLERADMALYTAKRGGRNKVSIFRCGKYSPELYKHSPEV, from the coding sequence ATGATTCGCTGCATTCTCGTCGACTTTGCCATTCTGGTCAGTTGCCTCTACGCGTCGTTTTTGACTTTTCGGCTAAACAAAAAGGGACGCCGCTTTTTCAAGCGGTATCCACGCATCTTCAAAGGGCTGTTCGGCTTGTTCTGCGGCGTTTCCGGTGTTCTCCTTGCGCTTTTTCCCATCTCAATTAACGGAACCACCTTCGATGTTGGGTGTATTTTTCTGCTGTATGCGGGCATATACGGCGGAGCGGTTCCGCTGGCTTTCTGCTCGGTTGTGCTGATTCTGTGCATTGTCTTTACGCATGGGTTTTCCATTGCGACGGCTTTGGGCATCGTCAGCGTCCTTCTGATGGCTGGTATCGTGATTCTGGCAAACCGAATCAAGCTGAGCGATTGCAAGAAATGGTTTCTCTGCACCGTTTGCTTTCTGCCGGCTTCTCTGCTCGGTTTTTTACCTGCGGAAAATTCTTTCCTCACTTTCACATCCTTTGCATTATGTTTTCTTCTCTTTTCGGCGTTTTGCTATTGCATTGCCAACACACAGCAAAAGTTAGATGTGCTTTTACAGCGTCTGCACCGAGAATCCACACGGGACTATCTGACCGGCCTGAATAACGTGCGCCGGTTCGACGAAATGTTCAACCTCGCCGTGCGAAACTCAAGAAGGCTGAATCAAAGCCTGTCTCTGCTGATGTGCGATATTGATTTTTTCAAGAAAATCAATGACCAATACGGTCACCAGAACGGCGACGCGATACTCGTTCAGTTCAGCTGGATTTTACAGCGGGATTTTCCGCACTGCGTTCTTTCGCGCAACGGCGGCGAAGAATTTACAATAATTCTGCGAAACTGCGACGAGATGCAGGCGCTCGCGGCGGCGGAGCAGTTTCGCATGGACATTGAACGCAGCCACTTTGCGCTTGTGGACGGCGGCTTCATCCACATTACGGTTTCGATTGGCGTTGCCTCATGCTGCCCCGGCGAAGGCGACGAGCGATTATTGGAACGGGCTGACATGGCTCTTTACACGGCAAAACGAGGCGGACGCAACAAAGTTTCCATTTTCCGCTGTGGCAAGTACTCCCCTGAACTCTACAAGCACTCCCCCGAAGTCTAA